In a single window of the Eriocheir sinensis breed Jianghai 21 chromosome 61, ASM2467909v1, whole genome shotgun sequence genome:
- the LOC126986430 gene encoding uncharacterized protein LOC126986430 has translation MALKRINRELRELERNPPGQCSIGPINNDPFHCQATLIGPEDTPFQGGLFELRIDFPDDYPFKPPKVWFTTKIYHPNISTEGGICLDILQNNWCPSLSIAGVILTICALLSDPNPEDPWRRDIAEKYKTDRGAYEREAQRWTRLYAAG, from the exons ATGGCCCTCAAGCGGATAAACAGG GAGTTGAGGGAGTTGGAGAGGAATCCACCCGGTCAGTGCTCCATCGGACCCATCAACAATGACCCCTTCCACTGCCAGGCCACCCTCATAGGCCCCGAGGACACACCCTTCCAAGGCGGCCTCTTCGAGTTGAGGATTGACTTCCCCGACGACTACCCTTTCAAGCCGCCCAAG GTGTGGTTCACGACTAAAATCTACCACCCCAACATCAGCACGGAAGGAGGTATCTGTCTGGACATACTGCAAAACAACTGGTGTCCTTCACTCTCTATAGCAGGTG TCATCCTTACCATCTGCGCCCTGCTGTCAGACCCCAACCCTGAGGACCCCTGGCGGAGAGACATCGCGGAGAAATACAAAACCGATAGAGGGGCGTACGAGAGGGAGGCGCAGAGGTGGACCCGACTCTACGCCGCCGGGTAG
- the LOC126986429 gene encoding uncharacterized protein LOC126986429: MAPQCKICDYRFCAEERQPLSLPCGHTFCSSCVRRFLNSGRSLKCPTCRRTHTLAEGAAFPVNYAILEDISATSTPDETPDPSLPSDSVTLIIRDLTDHTFRLKVPLNATVREVKEALQKDHGFVPQNTRLLFRGRRLDDHKTITFYNIRTGNIVQITTTYLGGHLLAMAETTATAAAGSASPGSLSLPPLSPPRSSGTSVFTLLVLP; encoded by the exons ATGGCGCCCCAGTGTAAGATATGCGACTATAGGTTCTGCGCGGAGGAGAGGCAGCCCCTGAGCCTTCCCTGCGGCCACACCTTCTGCAGCTCTTGTGTGAGGCGCTTCCTGAACTCCGGGCGCTCGCTTAAGTGCCCCACGTGCCGGAGGACCCACACCCTGGCTGAAGGCGCCGCGTTCCCCGTCAATTATGCTATCCTGGAAGACATTAGTGCCACCTCCACTCCAGATGAAACTCCAGACCCGTCTCTTCCCTCG GACAGTGTCACGCTCATCATCCGAGACTTGACAGATCACACGTTTCGCCTCAAGGTCCCTCTGAACGCCACggtaagggaggtgaaggaggcgcTGCAGAAGGACCACGGCTTCGTCCCTCAGAACACGCGCCTCCTCTTCCGCGGCCGTAGACTCGACGACCACAAGACCATCACCTTCTACAACATCCGGACGGGAAATATTGTACAGATCACGACCACGTATTTAGGAGGTCATCTTCTTGCCATGGCTGagactactgctactgctgctgctggttctGCTTCTCCGGGgtcgctttcccttcctcctctgtctcctcctcgtTCATCTGGTACTTCTGTTTTCACTTTACTTGTTCTTCCTTAA
- the LOC126986431 gene encoding ubiquitin-conjugating enzyme E2-17 kDa-like: MALKRINKELKDMERNPPCQCSIGVINNDPFHCKATLIGPPGTPFQGGLFNLTIDFPDDYPFQPPKVRFTTKVFHPNINDQGGICLDILNSKWCPTLSISGDPNTNHSLRKNIALMYLNERKKYDEEAKRWTRLYATG; this comes from the exons ATGGCCCTCAAGCGGATCAACAAG GAGCTGAAGGACATGGAAAGGAACCCCCCCTGCCAGTGCTCCATCGGCGTGATCAACAACGACCCCTTCCACTGCAAGGCCACGCTCATCGGCCCCCCTGGCACACCTTTCCAAGGCGGCCTCTTCAACCTCACCATCGACTTCCCCGACGACTACCCTTTCCAGCCGCctaag GTGCGGTTCACGACCAAGGTGTTTCATCCCAACATTAACGACCAGGGCGGCATCTGTCTGGACATCCTCAATAGTAAATGGTGTCCTACGCTCTCCATCTCCGGGG ACCCCAACACGAACCACTCTTTGCGGAAGAACATCGCCTTAATGTATCTCAACGAACGGAAAAAGTACGACGAGGAGGCGAAGAGATGGACCCGCCTCTACGCCACCggttag
- the LOC126986433 gene encoding uncharacterized protein LOC126986433: protein MPKLTCKICAESYDNENHKPLLMPCSRTMCRACVLRWAQTPNKKCFACLGHHTGVNKNNVDNLNVNYDLLEASLPPPSYIAPRTRTEQSSGVLQLVLQDLEGNKYQLHAPAAATVKTVKNLVHDQHGFAPAQTRLIYSGSVLKDNCTLASYGLKTGNTLQMLTEYEGGRLPHRGREPRPLRLRTAGREPQQGGDWGGAGTTGTVRGNVARQCCSRRLDTRLVRT, encoded by the exons ATGCCGAAGCTGACGTGCAAGATATGTGCTGAGAGCTACGACAACGAGAACCACAAGCCGCTGCTCATGCCCTGTTCCCGCACCATGTGTCGCGCCTGTGTGCTGAGGTGGGCCCAGACACCAAACAAGAAGTGCTTCGCCTGCCTCGGCCACCACACGGGCGTGAATAAGAACAATGTGGACAACCTGAATGTCAACTACGACCTCCTTGAAGCCAGCCTCCCGCCCCCCTCTTACATAGCCCCTCGAACGCGTACAGAACAG TCCTCGGGCGTGCTCCAGCTGGTGCTGCAGGACCTGGAAGGCAACAAGTACCAGCTGCACGCCCCCGCCGCGGCCACCGTCAAGACAGTTAAGAATCTCGTCCATGACCAGCACGGCTTTGCCCCAGCCCAGACGCGCCTCATTTATTCGGGAAGTGTTCTGAAGGACAACTGCACGCTCGCGTCCTACGGCCTGAAGACGGGCAACACCCTGCAGATGCTCACAGAGTACgagggtggacgcctgccgcacCGAGGCCGGGAACCACGCCCTCTGCGCCTGAGGACGGCCGGCCGCGAGCCTCAGCAAGGCGGAGACTGGGGCGGCGCGGGAACCACGGGAACGGTGAGAGGCAATGTTGCGAGGCAATGTTGCTCCCGGAGATTAGATACGAGACTTGTACGTACGTAA